A genomic region of Halobacteriovorax sp. DA5 contains the following coding sequences:
- a CDS encoding DNA-binding domain-containing protein → MNHHDFQNKFLKGVLSKDISHDIMNEMIPIGELSNEQVMEVYQNDYRARLQEVIGDNFETCWFVIGDDDFLDISLAYVESRLSEFTNLLYYGDDFPEFISSRVKEVSFIRELAEFEKRFWNLFHQRDNSKSFIPQEFGEGIFEIPLNLKDTFSLFSSEVQLSELWQMRKGDSDKSYHDIQNNELTILYKRDEKMQIQVISEGIFELITNLKNHQTIFEAVEEIEEDKLSDPTLWSVFFNLLGYIAEIKGK, encoded by the coding sequence ATGAATCATCATGATTTTCAAAATAAGTTCCTGAAGGGGGTTCTTTCGAAAGATATATCTCACGATATTATGAATGAAATGATTCCTATTGGTGAATTATCAAATGAACAAGTGATGGAAGTTTATCAAAATGACTATCGTGCACGCTTACAAGAAGTTATTGGTGATAATTTTGAAACATGTTGGTTTGTCATAGGCGATGATGACTTCCTTGATATTTCACTGGCCTATGTTGAGTCTAGGCTATCTGAATTTACAAATCTACTTTATTATGGAGATGACTTTCCCGAGTTTATTTCTTCACGTGTAAAAGAAGTTTCTTTTATTAGAGAACTCGCAGAGTTTGAAAAAAGATTTTGGAATTTATTTCATCAAAGAGACAATTCAAAATCGTTTATTCCTCAAGAATTTGGAGAAGGAATTTTTGAAATTCCTTTAAATTTAAAAGATACTTTCTCTCTTTTTTCTAGTGAAGTTCAGTTATCTGAGCTTTGGCAAATGAGAAAAGGTGATAGTGACAAGAGTTATCATGATATTCAAAATAATGAATTAACAATTCTCTATAAGAGAGATGAGAAAATGCAGATTCAAGTGATCTCAGAGGGGATCTTTGAACTCATTACAAACTTAAAGAATCATCAAACAATCTTTGAAGCTGTCGAAGAAATTGAGGAGGATAAATTAAGTGATCCAACTTTGTGGTCAGTTTTCTTCAATCTTCTTGGTTATATTGCCGAGATCAAAGGCAAATAA
- a CDS encoding NrsF family protein produces the protein MENEKLINSLVSDLRPVKRLASPSLRTFFWLIPQVAISLIAISISSPIDFKYMQNAHFIIQVIVALIALAIGSYFGFANTVPGLLSEKKAKLIFVPFIILFALIIFNLLFPIGLDSAHEHRANCYQELSVLMIIGFAHNYYMLKKGFIAFNNATVATSLLTSGMIPLVILYFGCSFSTKHLVISHYLPILVITTLGMIIFKFTKK, from the coding sequence ATGGAAAATGAAAAGTTAATAAATTCATTAGTAAGTGACTTGAGGCCAGTAAAGAGATTGGCATCGCCAAGTCTTAGGACATTCTTTTGGCTTATTCCACAAGTCGCGATTAGTTTAATTGCAATTTCGATTAGTTCACCAATTGACTTTAAGTATATGCAAAATGCACATTTTATTATCCAAGTAATTGTTGCCCTAATTGCACTTGCCATTGGTTCTTACTTTGGTTTTGCTAATACTGTACCTGGTCTATTAAGTGAGAAGAAAGCAAAGCTTATTTTCGTACCATTTATTATTTTATTCGCTCTTATTATCTTTAATCTTTTATTTCCTATTGGCCTTGATTCGGCCCATGAGCATCGAGCAAATTGTTATCAAGAATTGAGTGTTCTTATGATTATTGGATTTGCTCACAATTACTATATGCTTAAGAAAGGCTTTATCGCTTTTAATAATGCAACTGTAGCGACAAGCTTATTAACAAGTGGGATGATCCCATTAGTAATTCTTTACTTTGGTTGTTCATTTTCGACAAAGCATCTAGTTATTTCTCATTATCTACCAATCTTGGTTATTACAACTTTAGGTATGATAATTTTTAAATTTACAAAAAAATAA
- a CDS encoding RNA polymerase sigma factor, with amino-acid sequence MNDLKKLVILAQSGDAQAYHVFLETVSQTIKRIVSFKVFNESHRDDICQEILISIHHSLPTYSPDRPIMPWINCIIERRIIDYIRKYTKLEEREEIFDEAVTKEANASNNTIERVALEQQLELLIEKYLTDELSKPLLMAKLEGLKTKEISQELGISEAATRTRISRAMAKLKKAVRINNGK; translated from the coding sequence GTGAATGATTTAAAGAAACTTGTTATTCTTGCCCAAAGCGGTGATGCACAGGCTTATCACGTCTTTTTGGAAACCGTATCGCAAACAATAAAACGCATTGTTTCTTTTAAGGTTTTTAACGAGTCACATCGCGACGATATATGTCAGGAAATCTTAATAAGTATTCATCATTCACTACCGACATACTCGCCAGATCGACCGATAATGCCTTGGATTAATTGTATTATTGAACGTCGAATAATCGATTACATTCGTAAATACACGAAATTAGAAGAAAGAGAAGAAATATTTGATGAGGCCGTCACAAAAGAGGCTAATGCATCGAATAATACAATAGAAAGAGTTGCGCTCGAGCAGCAGCTAGAGCTGTTGATTGAAAAGTATCTAACTGACGAATTGAGTAAACCGCTTCTCATGGCAAAACTTGAAGGGTTAAAAACGAAGGAAATCTCACAAGAGCTCGGAATTAGCGAGGCTGCGACACGAACGAGAATTTCTCGTGCTATGGCAAAGCTAAAAAAAGCGGTTAGGATTAATAATGGAAAATGA
- a CDS encoding FecR domain-containing protein translates to MRKNEKRVPGTILGRLNSLVDTFLILMCLCVAAFAGNQVFNTSYIPPIMGGERITLGQVFELQNDVRRRSFDNFSWHDLGSNEALFHNDRIFTDRDSTTQLEFSSGNRIKVSEESLFKITQETDGINLNIEQGVIFATLNNASEAFVVKVGDQIYEITSNDSKIKISNTNGNKELSVLDGKASVRLGDREETIEKGVRVLLTDESYTIKQSWPSEFSPVDGDVFYVNEKNKITFKFNEKVEKLYISNSREAFENGEAHTVNGLELKLENLAQGSYYWQVSDESNVSTEKSFEVIYEVVPEFENLDEIQNTVLVNKEKLIYTQAFENIELMINGKVWEDFDYDEGELKISFEEVGEYELSYRNKSETHPYALFSNPVLIKAVAKPGDIVLKRPFNGEEYYFYNDGTVKFSWETQDLFSGVSTYLVLNGKRQLVAGSSFSTSVNESGEYFWSLEYVLNNEVIARSKENKYVVTFDNDNSALEQGRKIVVKKPGDVIDLTWQQQGSDEFIVEISRDRNFSAIKESIKTTESNTKLLIKELGVHYWRVKNEENKFVPPVKIIIVPPPPPKAPRIDKVEKRVQVIRQSLPIAIVNLLIDQAFAQEKIELKWEPVSDVKEYRIQILDGEKIIVDEKVKNNRYEWDDYLTGNFQWRVSAIDYWNQESPFSALEDLIITKKFGGAKGIDLVSPRHGLVINEGDIVEMKFDQVRGDKFFIEISKDKYFTNIKEIPLGNKTTYTFRNKLAESFYWRVKAIEKKDVIYSKKRRVDVLSKKIAKVENSRKKIFTPGNKKEKNWYVGYAPEKTNYEAISNGKKIVVDDMNLISFYAGLKKDFKVAVTDFELRHSSGVVFDDLAFNQTRLKVSSHMPLKKLPRFKYGAAVAFDYRSTLSYEGSEVVSNAEFTFNIGISGIYEFEKIKIKAEYFILGFSGLNAEALYQINNKYQVGFQYQTLEKDDPSITLDKMAFKLQYSF, encoded by the coding sequence ATGCGCAAGAATGAGAAAAGAGTACCAGGAACAATTTTGGGGCGACTAAATTCATTAGTTGATACATTTCTAATCTTGATGTGCCTTTGTGTTGCGGCCTTTGCCGGCAACCAAGTTTTTAACACATCATATATTCCACCAATCATGGGTGGGGAGCGCATTACTTTAGGCCAAGTCTTCGAATTACAAAATGATGTGAGAAGAAGAAGTTTTGATAATTTCTCTTGGCATGATCTTGGTTCAAACGAAGCACTTTTCCATAATGATCGTATTTTCACAGATAGAGATTCTACTACTCAGTTGGAATTTAGCTCTGGTAACCGCATTAAAGTCTCCGAAGAGAGTCTATTTAAAATCACACAAGAAACAGATGGAATTAATCTTAATATCGAACAAGGTGTTATCTTTGCTACTCTTAATAATGCAAGTGAAGCCTTTGTTGTTAAAGTAGGTGATCAGATCTATGAGATCACTTCAAATGATTCGAAGATTAAGATTTCAAATACAAATGGTAATAAAGAGTTATCTGTTCTTGATGGTAAGGCAAGCGTAAGACTAGGCGATCGTGAAGAAACCATTGAAAAGGGTGTAAGAGTACTGCTTACTGATGAGAGCTATACTATTAAGCAGAGCTGGCCAAGCGAATTTTCTCCCGTTGATGGTGATGTGTTCTATGTTAATGAAAAAAATAAAATTACATTTAAGTTTAATGAAAAAGTAGAAAAGTTATACATTTCAAACTCTCGTGAAGCTTTTGAAAACGGAGAAGCACATACTGTTAATGGACTCGAACTTAAGTTAGAGAATTTAGCTCAAGGCAGTTACTATTGGCAGGTAAGTGATGAAAGTAATGTTTCAACGGAAAAGTCATTTGAAGTTATCTATGAAGTTGTCCCTGAATTTGAAAACCTCGATGAGATTCAAAACACCGTTTTAGTGAATAAAGAGAAGCTTATTTATACTCAAGCATTTGAAAATATCGAATTAATGATTAATGGAAAAGTTTGGGAAGATTTTGATTATGATGAAGGTGAGTTGAAAATTTCTTTTGAGGAAGTTGGTGAGTATGAACTTTCTTATCGAAATAAAAGTGAGACGCATCCTTATGCGCTCTTTTCTAATCCTGTTCTAATAAAGGCCGTTGCAAAGCCTGGAGATATTGTTTTAAAGAGACCATTTAATGGCGAAGAATATTATTTCTATAATGATGGTACTGTTAAATTTTCTTGGGAAACTCAAGATCTCTTTAGTGGGGTTAGTACTTATCTAGTTTTAAATGGCAAAAGACAACTGGTTGCTGGGAGTTCTTTTTCTACTAGTGTTAATGAAAGTGGAGAATATTTTTGGTCATTGGAGTATGTCCTAAATAATGAAGTGATTGCTCGTTCAAAAGAAAATAAATATGTTGTTACTTTTGATAATGACAATAGTGCTCTTGAACAAGGACGTAAGATAGTTGTTAAAAAGCCAGGTGATGTTATTGATTTAACATGGCAGCAACAGGGGAGTGATGAGTTCATTGTTGAGATCTCTCGCGATCGTAATTTTAGTGCTATTAAAGAATCTATAAAGACCACTGAAAGTAATACTAAGCTACTTATTAAGGAACTTGGTGTTCACTATTGGCGTGTTAAGAATGAGGAAAATAAATTTGTTCCTCCCGTTAAAATAATTATTGTACCTCCGCCGCCACCAAAAGCGCCTCGTATTGATAAGGTCGAAAAGAGAGTTCAAGTTATTAGGCAGTCACTACCAATTGCCATCGTAAATTTACTAATTGATCAGGCATTTGCTCAAGAGAAGATTGAACTTAAGTGGGAGCCTGTAAGTGATGTTAAAGAGTATCGTATACAGATTCTTGATGGTGAAAAAATTATCGTTGATGAGAAAGTTAAGAATAATCGTTATGAGTGGGATGACTATCTAACAGGTAACTTCCAGTGGAGAGTTTCTGCAATTGATTATTGGAACCAGGAAAGTCCATTTTCTGCGCTTGAGGATTTAATCATTACAAAAAAGTTTGGTGGAGCAAAGGGGATTGATCTCGTTTCTCCAAGACACGGCCTTGTTATTAATGAAGGTGATATTGTTGAGATGAAGTTTGACCAAGTTCGTGGAGATAAATTCTTTATCGAAATTTCAAAAGATAAGTATTTCACAAATATTAAGGAAATACCTCTTGGAAATAAAACAACTTATACTTTTAGAAATAAATTAGCAGAAAGCTTTTATTGGCGCGTTAAGGCCATTGAAAAGAAGGACGTAATCTATTCTAAAAAAAGAAGAGTTGATGTTTTAAGTAAAAAAATTGCCAAAGTAGAAAACAGTAGAAAAAAGATTTTTACTCCAGGTAATAAGAAAGAAAAAAATTGGTATGTAGGCTACGCTCCTGAAAAAACAAATTATGAAGCCATTAGTAATGGAAAGAAAATTGTCGTTGATGATATGAACTTGATCTCATTTTATGCTGGCCTTAAGAAAGATTTTAAGGTCGCTGTAACTGATTTTGAATTACGTCATTCGAGTGGTGTTGTTTTTGATGATCTTGCATTTAATCAAACGCGCTTAAAAGTTAGCAGTCACATGCCCTTAAAGAAGCTCCCTCGCTTCAAATATGGTGCGGCAGTTGCTTTTGATTATCGAAGTACCCTTTCTTATGAGGGAAGTGAAGTTGTTTCAAATGCTGAGTTTACTTTCAATATTGGTATAAGCGGTATTTATGAATTTGAAAAAATTAAGATAAAAGCAGAGTATTTCATCCTTGGTTTTTCTGGCCTTAATGCAGAGGCACTCTATCAGATTAATAATAAATATCAGGTTGGTTTCCAATATCAGACCCTTGAAAAAGATGACCCAAGTATCACGCTTGATAAGATGGCCTTCAAACTTCAGTATAGTTTTTGA
- a CDS encoding DUF692 domain-containing protein gives MQKYGVGLRHTHFPYLESEHSKSQEGVEWFEALLENYMGTYGRPYKMLEKIRADYPIAFHGVSLSIASSEELNFDYMKKAKELYDNFDPFVTSDHMCWTGHAHSNLHNLLPFAYTKENLEFIADKVMRVQDFYAREMAFENLSAYFTLNKSTMSEAQFLNELANKSGCKILLDFNNVYVNAVNQKFDAAEFFETIETKNVSQIHLAGYSDLGTHLFDTHSHPVHAEVWQLFKKYCHKFDVPILLEWDEDIPEFPVLEREVLKAKEIFEGALL, from the coding sequence ATGCAAAAGTACGGTGTTGGATTAAGACATACACATTTTCCATATTTGGAAAGTGAACACTCGAAGTCACAAGAAGGTGTCGAGTGGTTTGAGGCTCTTCTCGAAAATTATATGGGAACTTACGGGCGACCATATAAAATGCTTGAGAAGATTAGGGCCGATTATCCAATAGCGTTTCACGGAGTCTCTTTATCAATTGCCTCTAGTGAAGAATTAAATTTCGATTATATGAAAAAGGCAAAAGAGCTATATGATAACTTCGATCCTTTCGTGACGAGTGATCATATGTGTTGGACAGGGCATGCCCATTCAAATTTACACAATCTTTTGCCTTTTGCGTATACTAAGGAAAATCTTGAATTCATTGCTGATAAGGTAATGAGAGTTCAAGACTTTTACGCAAGAGAGATGGCCTTTGAAAATCTATCGGCCTATTTTACTTTAAATAAATCGACAATGAGTGAAGCCCAGTTCTTAAATGAATTGGCCAATAAAAGCGGCTGTAAAATTCTTTTAGACTTTAATAATGTCTACGTAAATGCAGTAAACCAAAAATTTGATGCAGCTGAATTTTTTGAAACAATTGAGACCAAGAATGTTTCTCAAATACATCTTGCTGGTTACTCTGACTTAGGTACACATCTTTTTGATACTCATTCTCATCCCGTTCACGCCGAGGTGTGGCAATTGTTTAAAAAGTATTGCCATAAATTTGATGTTCCAATTCTTCTAGAATGGGATGAAGACATTCCTGAATTCCCAGTTTTAGAAAGAGAAGTCTTAAAAGCAAAAGAGATTTTTGAAGGGGCCTTATTATGA
- a CDS encoding SpoIIE family protein phosphatase: MGKRPTFPIKLKLISLNTALLIIVIAFLTKYATHLFEKDKKAYLYENSLFNVTSVAKEMNYTLNKIENDLQNLSLIKNNKLRAKAVAESKYILAFIEKNQFIINKDFEQNENDFKLVIPKSTRDNSLTSFKYKEDVFVILTKKINKGLTSIVIKANILNNLLSQNRTYNTLVFKDGALVLGNDLIGLHNYDKNELKGNNIVKKLTFNNDDYLVSIAQTKAFALSVVSTISESDALSVTKFLIQRAIFFAVFIIALSTIIIILLSKTISKPIEKLYQRAISIGQGDFESTVEINTSDELGTLGDSFNQMSREILEYIEKMKEKARLDEEVKVAKMVQEEFFPPKDIDTPNVRLSSYAAPASECGGDWWGHFEFNEYIITIIADATGHGLPAALLTSAINSAFNSIKIRLTEDSSQISPALITSHLNKVINLSNNKILLTAFVSVYNTMTKEYSYTNASHLEVLKVPKKPEITKADIIPLLDAKGPRLGESADSSYDYETIILEQGDLLVYMTDGITEAENSEGKQWGLRKLLKILMTYGEHTATEIRDTIVSVVYDHRGSDSFDDDLTLICQEIK, encoded by the coding sequence ATGGGCAAAAGACCGACATTTCCGATCAAGCTTAAATTAATATCGCTTAATACAGCGCTGCTAATAATTGTTATCGCTTTTCTAACTAAGTATGCCACTCACCTTTTTGAAAAGGATAAGAAAGCCTACTTATATGAGAACTCACTATTCAATGTTACAAGTGTTGCTAAGGAGATGAACTATACTCTTAATAAAATTGAGAATGATCTCCAAAATTTATCTCTTATAAAGAACAATAAACTTAGAGCAAAGGCCGTAGCAGAAAGTAAGTATATTCTCGCCTTCATTGAAAAGAACCAATTCATAATCAATAAAGATTTTGAACAAAATGAAAATGATTTCAAGTTAGTGATTCCTAAGAGCACAAGAGATAACTCACTTACTTCTTTCAAATACAAAGAAGATGTTTTTGTTATTCTAACTAAAAAGATAAATAAAGGTCTTACTTCAATTGTTATCAAGGCCAATATTTTAAATAACCTACTCTCACAAAATCGAACATATAATACGCTTGTCTTTAAAGATGGAGCACTTGTTCTTGGAAATGACCTTATTGGACTTCATAATTATGATAAGAATGAACTTAAGGGAAATAACATTGTAAAAAAGTTAACTTTCAATAATGACGACTACCTTGTTTCCATAGCACAAACAAAGGCATTTGCACTTTCTGTTGTTTCAACAATTTCAGAGTCGGATGCACTATCGGTAACAAAGTTTCTTATTCAGCGAGCTATATTCTTTGCAGTCTTTATTATTGCTCTGTCGACTATAATTATTATCCTTCTATCAAAAACAATCTCAAAGCCGATAGAAAAGCTTTACCAAAGGGCCATCAGTATTGGTCAGGGAGATTTTGAATCAACAGTAGAGATCAACACTAGTGATGAGCTCGGGACACTTGGAGACTCATTTAATCAAATGAGTCGTGAGATTCTAGAATATATTGAAAAAATGAAAGAGAAAGCACGCTTAGATGAAGAAGTGAAAGTTGCTAAAATGGTGCAAGAAGAGTTCTTTCCGCCAAAAGATATTGATACACCAAATGTTCGCCTAAGCTCTTATGCTGCTCCAGCTTCTGAGTGTGGTGGAGATTGGTGGGGACACTTCGAATTTAATGAATATATTATTACCATCATAGCAGATGCAACAGGTCACGGCCTGCCAGCGGCCCTTCTAACTTCAGCAATCAATTCTGCATTTAATAGTATTAAAATAAGACTGACAGAAGATTCGAGTCAAATCTCGCCAGCTTTAATTACTTCACATCTAAATAAGGTTATTAATCTTTCAAATAATAAAATACTTCTTACTGCCTTTGTATCGGTCTATAACACAATGACTAAGGAATACTCATATACTAATGCAAGTCACTTAGAAGTGCTTAAGGTTCCTAAAAAGCCTGAGATTACTAAAGCAGATATCATTCCCCTACTTGATGCTAAAGGGCCAAGACTTGGAGAAAGTGCAGACTCTAGCTACGACTATGAAACGATCATTCTAGAACAAGGTGATCTGCTTGTTTATATGACAGATGGAATAACAGAGGCAGAAAATAGTGAAGGCAAACAATGGGGCCTAAGAAAATTACTAAAGATCTTAATGACATATGGAGAGCACACGGCCACTGAAATTCGTGATACAATAGTTTCTGTTGTATACGACCACAGAGGAAGTGATTCATTTGATGATGATCTTACACTCATCTGCCAGGAAATAAAGTGA
- a CDS encoding DUF2288 family protein, whose amino-acid sequence MNDENNNENLLDRLANDIDDAKWDLLKPHHEREALFMITDELELAAVGFTMARDEVEYIKKWLADEQMFRPTDEQITMWEEENTEFQYLIVQPYVLVKIKREGLI is encoded by the coding sequence ATGAACGATGAAAATAACAATGAGAACCTATTAGACAGATTAGCTAATGATATTGATGATGCAAAGTGGGACTTACTAAAGCCTCACCATGAAAGAGAAGCATTATTCATGATAACTGATGAACTTGAGCTTGCGGCCGTAGGATTTACAATGGCGCGTGACGAAGTTGAATATATTAAGAAATGGCTTGCTGATGAACAGATGTTTCGTCCAACAGATGAACAAATCACAATGTGGGAAGAAGAGAACACTGAATTCCAATACCTAATAGTTCAGCCGTATGTTTTAGTGAAAATTAAAAGAGAAGGACTAATTTAA
- a CDS encoding DUF1499 domain-containing protein — protein sequence MKRLARLSVIIAILLTTASCSKEFLIQESSSLDNFTCPSIDNCLSSKEKKASSSYIMPFKMLGATPEENIEKIASVIRKIGGYQIERNEVYLKATNEEVQLEFIFNEAAKQIEVRSQVLKQSFFSYNQGRKDIEAVRFNFFQGNF from the coding sequence ATGAAAAGACTCGCTAGACTATCAGTGATTATTGCTATTCTTTTAACAACAGCATCATGCTCAAAGGAATTTCTAATTCAAGAGTCTTCGAGTCTAGATAATTTTACTTGTCCATCCATCGACAACTGTCTTTCTTCTAAAGAGAAGAAAGCATCTTCAAGTTATATCATGCCTTTTAAAATGCTAGGGGCAACTCCTGAAGAGAATATTGAAAAGATAGCAAGTGTCATCAGAAAGATTGGTGGCTATCAAATCGAAAGAAATGAGGTCTATTTAAAGGCCACAAATGAAGAAGTTCAACTTGAGTTCATCTTCAACGAAGCAGCAAAGCAGATTGAAGTACGCTCTCAAGTTTTGAAACAAAGTTTCTTCTCATATAATCAAGGAAGAAAGGATATTGAGGCGGTTCGCTTTAACTTCTTTCAAGGCAATTTCTAG
- a CDS encoding RluA family pseudouridine synthase, translated as MKNKIQVLFEDDHYIAATKPSDLLVHPFKARSSDRRSLLRSLKKQTDIYLFPIHRLDKPVSGVVLFAKSKEATKLMKEQWNSDNVSKHYVAMVKGVAEEEGVYDFPIKTDKGIQDAKTAFKRLATNEEYSLVEIEIFTGRQHQIRKHFSRRMHNLVGDAKYGHSSINNQFRKDYKFYRIFLHSYKLCFKHPITQEDIVIESPVTEDCLKIANDLFAFDLGNITKKIEEN; from the coding sequence GTGAAGAATAAAATCCAAGTCCTATTTGAAGATGATCACTATATAGCGGCCACAAAGCCAAGTGATCTTTTAGTCCACCCTTTTAAGGCCAGAAGCTCTGATCGAAGAAGTCTTCTAAGATCGCTAAAGAAACAAACAGATATTTATCTCTTTCCTATTCACAGGCTTGATAAACCAGTTTCAGGTGTAGTTCTCTTTGCAAAATCAAAGGAAGCAACAAAGCTTATGAAGGAGCAATGGAATAGTGACAATGTTTCAAAGCACTATGTTGCAATGGTTAAGGGCGTAGCGGAAGAAGAAGGCGTGTACGACTTTCCAATTAAAACAGACAAGGGTATTCAAGATGCGAAGACAGCATTTAAAAGACTCGCTACAAATGAAGAGTACAGTCTTGTTGAGATTGAAATCTTCACAGGTCGCCAGCATCAAATAAGAAAGCACTTTTCTCGTCGTATGCACAACCTAGTTGGTGATGCGAAATATGGCCATTCGTCGATTAACAATCAATTTAGGAAAGATTATAAGTTCTACCGAATCTTTCTTCATTCTTATAAATTATGTTTTAAGCATCCAATCACTCAAGAAGATATCGTCATCGAGTCCCCAGTAACAGAAGACTGTCTTAAAATAGCCAACGATTTATTTGCCTTTGATCTCGGCAATATAACCAAGAAGATTGAAGAAAACTGA
- a CDS encoding ATP-binding protein — MAKYELYDSIFEPICVINNDNEIVYYNHFFASFFKKSPRVLKKSPKLSTLFTGFDIEDFLEDMNDVKVGPEVEIFLEDQTFYHVIIKAIESDNNEKVICFNDISIEKNLYTKYRYQIEELKQIHNQIIQADKLSTIGEITATISHEISNPLTIASGNIELISVLLAGEELKENDIIHESISDTRESIDRITKIVKGLKSFLHNRESDKKFITLEDIINKSLTLLKLPLEQNQISLDFNVNTSSIVKVNPIEIEQVIINLVTNAIHALGEANTKDPKISLSISSNDVCYIITVKDNGRGIPEENRGKIFDSFFTTKEVGEGTGLGLSISSKIIDSYSGSLELIDTKTGCEFQITLPKMETTTFTDSELSVNHSFQKVLIIDNEPKILNLFTNFFAKGPITLIFASSAIEAKRILEGTDVDAIITDYDMPNMNGVEFAKDIIKNGLNTPTFVMSGVADKSKFDNHKEIKGFIEKPFNREDILNMLGIKNEEQD; from the coding sequence ATGGCAAAATACGAATTATACGACTCCATTTTTGAACCAATCTGTGTCATAAATAATGACAATGAGATAGTTTATTATAATCACTTCTTTGCTTCATTCTTCAAAAAGTCGCCAAGAGTTTTAAAAAAATCGCCAAAGCTTAGCACCCTATTTACCGGCTTTGATATTGAAGATTTTCTTGAAGATATGAATGATGTAAAGGTAGGGCCAGAAGTAGAGATTTTCTTAGAAGATCAAACCTTCTATCACGTTATTATCAAAGCAATTGAAAGTGACAACAACGAGAAAGTAATTTGTTTTAACGACATCAGTATCGAGAAAAATCTCTATACGAAGTATCGTTATCAAATTGAAGAGCTGAAGCAAATTCACAATCAAATTATTCAAGCTGATAAGTTAAGTACAATTGGGGAAATTACAGCAACGATTTCCCATGAGATTTCAAATCCACTTACTATTGCTTCAGGAAATATTGAATTAATTAGTGTTCTTTTGGCCGGAGAAGAATTAAAAGAAAATGATATTATCCACGAAAGTATTAGTGATACTCGTGAGTCAATTGATCGTATCACTAAAATCGTCAAAGGCTTAAAGAGCTTTCTTCATAATAGAGAGAGTGATAAGAAGTTTATTACCCTTGAAGATATTATCAATAAGTCTCTTACCCTACTGAAACTACCATTAGAGCAGAATCAGATATCTCTTGATTTTAATGTAAACACATCTTCGATCGTTAAAGTTAATCCTATCGAGATAGAACAGGTTATTATCAATTTAGTTACCAACGCAATTCACGCTCTGGGTGAGGCAAATACTAAAGATCCAAAAATTTCACTTTCAATCTCCAGCAATGATGTCTGCTACATCATTACAGTTAAAGATAATGGAAGAGGTATTCCTGAAGAAAATCGAGGAAAGATATTTGATTCATTCTTTACCACGAAAGAGGTAGGAGAAGGAACAGGTCTTGGACTTTCAATTTCTTCTAAAATCATTGATTCATATTCGGGATCACTTGAATTAATTGATACAAAAACTGGATGTGAGTTTCAAATCACTCTTCCGAAAATGGAAACGACAACTTTTACGGATAGTGAACTTAGTGTAAACCATAGCTTCCAAAAAGTTTTAATCATTGATAATGAACCAAAGATCTTAAATCTTTTTACGAACTTTTTTGCAAAAGGACCTATTACTTTGATCTTTGCATCAAGTGCTATTGAAGCAAAAAGAATCTTAGAAGGTACTGATGTTGATGCCATAATCACTGATTATGATATGCCAAATATGAATGGTGTTGAGTTTGCCAAAGATATCATAAAAAATGGCCTCAATACCCCTACTTTCGTAATGTCAGGAGTAGCGGATAAATCAAAATTTGATAATCATAAAGAGATTAAAGGCTTTATTGAGAAGCCTTTTAATAGAGAAGATATATTAAATATGCTTGGTATTAAAAATGAGGAGCAGGACTAA
- a CDS encoding response regulator — protein sequence MAMSPSKNSLTPKKPSILIVDDEDKICFLIKTFLEQTGAFRNIVTADSVSVALLKLRNEDFDLVIIDYKLPDKDGTYFIDIASKSMKYQKMKYLLISGFLDNRSMVSVINSGVTNVLVKPFSRDDLVDKVFNLLKLSK from the coding sequence ATGGCCATGTCCCCTTCTAAGAATTCACTTACACCTAAAAAACCTTCTATTCTCATCGTAGATGATGAAGATAAGATTTGCTTTTTAATAAAAACGTTTCTGGAGCAAACTGGTGCTTTTAGAAATATTGTCACGGCCGACTCTGTAAGTGTTGCTTTATTAAAACTAAGAAATGAAGATTTCGATCTAGTTATTATTGATTACAAATTACCTGATAAAGATGGAACTTACTTCATTGATATAGCAAGTAAGTCGATGAAGTATCAGAAGATGAAATACCTTCTTATTTCAGGATTCTTAGATAACCGATCAATGGTGAGTGTAATCAATTCAGGAGTAACAAATGTTCTTGTTAAGCCTTTCTCAAGAGATGACCTTGTTGATAAAGTCTTCAATCTATTAAAGCTTAGCAAATAA